The Mucilaginibacter yixingensis genome window below encodes:
- a CDS encoding LysE family translocator: MIEAIISGIGIGLVLTFLTGPVFFALIKTSIEKGFHAGVALALGVVTSDIVFVGAILFGSQFFDVTPETKTIGGIIGSAILFGIGIHYIFKKSEVDFSSHTPKRIKKAGFFFKGFVMCIFNPTILFHWITVIGTASTIYHQGIPNRGLKLGVMFLTVLIVQFGMDTTKAFYANKLRARISPKFVHRLNEVAGGALILASLILVDKLFTHFIFAK; the protein is encoded by the coding sequence ATGATAGAAGCCATTATATCGGGTATTGGTATTGGATTAGTTTTGACGTTTCTTACCGGCCCGGTGTTTTTTGCGCTGATTAAAACCAGTATAGAAAAAGGTTTCCATGCGGGTGTAGCCCTGGCCCTTGGGGTAGTTACCAGCGATATTGTTTTTGTAGGCGCCATCTTGTTCGGTTCGCAGTTTTTTGATGTTACGCCAGAAACCAAAACCATTGGGGGCATCATCGGCAGCGCCATCTTATTCGGCATCGGGATTCACTATATCTTTAAGAAATCAGAGGTTGATTTTAGCAGTCATACCCCTAAGCGCATCAAAAAAGCAGGTTTCTTTTTCAAGGGATTTGTGATGTGCATCTTCAATCCTACCATCCTTTTCCACTGGATCACCGTTATCGGTACCGCCAGTACCATCTATCACCAGGGTATCCCTAACCGTGGATTAAAACTGGGGGTGATGTTCTTAACCGTCCTCATTGTACAATTTGGGATGGATACCACCAAAGCTTTCTACGCCAACAAACTTCGCGCACGCATATCGCCCAAATTTGTACACCGACTAAATGAGGTTGCCGGCGGCGCGCTTATCCTGGCTTCGCTTATCCTGGTAGATAAGCTGTTTACGCATTTTATTTTCGCTAAGTAG